A genomic stretch from Aedes albopictus strain Foshan chromosome 2, AalbF5, whole genome shotgun sequence includes:
- the LOC115263357 gene encoding chymotrypsin-1-like: MFLQLVIFSVSAILASAAPSSSKIVNGTDASIEDYPFMISLRSTYGGHACGGTILTKHWILTAAHCVHETLTPDKYTIQVGRTEISRPVDESVYEIELVIIHPGYDIYNSFVNDIAVFKLRSPLEFSDTVQPVRLPAACFEVQQSNPEVTLIGWGLNGDEVAQSILQQVDYYVVPNEECDQIHSDKIFPQHICAAYPGGGKGQCNGDSGGPLLHNGIQVGIVSWSIKPCTIAPYPGVLTKVSHFIDFIYQNTDRKPKPSTSSECT, encoded by the exons ATGTTCTTACAACTTGTTATTTTTTCGGTGTCTGCGATACTAGCATCTG CCGCACCATCTAGTTCAAAAATTGTCAACGGAACGGATGCGTCCATTGAAGATTATCCGTTCATGATTTCGCTGCGTTCCACTTATGGTGGTCATGCCTGTGGAGGTACAATCCTTACCAAACACTGGATACTGACCGCGGCTCATTGCGTTCACGAAACCTTAACTCCCGACAAATACACAATCCAAGTCGGACGTACGGAAATATCCCGACCGGTGGACGAATCGGTGTACGAGATAGAGCTGGTTATCATCCACCCGGGTTACGACATTTACAATAGCTTCGTAAACGATATTGCCGTGTTTAAGCTGAGGAGTCCGTTGGAATTTAGCGATACTGTACAACCGGTGCGACTGCCGGCGGCCTGTTTTGAAGTTCAGCAATCGAATCCGGAAGTGACACTGATAGGATGGGGCTTGAATGGGGACGAAGTCGCTCAGTCTATTTTGCAGCAGGTGGACTATTATGTGGTGCCGAACGAAGAGTGTGACCAAATTCATTCCGACAAGATTTTCCCGCAGCATATTTGTGCTGCGTATCCAGGCGGCGGCAAAGGGCAGTGCAAC GGTGATTCCGGTGGTCCACTGTTGCACAACGGCATTCAAGTTGGCATAGTGTCTTGGAGTATTAAGCCGTGTACAATAGCACCATACCCGGGAGTCCTTACCAAAGTTTCGCATTTCATAGATTTTATATATCAAAATACGGATCGGAAACCAAAACCTTCCACTTCATCAGAATGTACCTAG